ATGGCGGCCGGACGGTAGATGTCGCAGCTCACCACCAGCACTTTCTTTTTCTCACGCTCGCGCAGGTAGCGGGCCAGCTTGGCAATGCTGGTGGTCTTGCCCGCCCCCTGCAGGCCCGCCACCATGACCACGGCGGGCGGACGCACGTGCAGGTTCAGGGCGTCGTTGGCCTCACCCATGACCCGGACGAGTTCGTCCTTGACGATCTTGATGAACGTCTGCCCCGGCGTCAGGCTGCGCTTGACCTCCTCGCCCAGGGCGCGCTCCTTGACGTCACGCACGAAGTCCTTGACCACGGGCAGCGCGACGTCCGCTTCCAGTAGCGCCATGCGCACTTCCCGCAGGCTTTCCTGGATATTCTCTTCGGTGAGCCGCCCCTGCCCGCGCAGGCGCTTCATGACGCCGTCAAGGCGCTCACTCAGGTTGTCAAACATGCCGTGGCCTCTCGCCGGTGATCGGTGCGGAAACGGCGGGCGCCGAGTGATTGACTGGACACCCACCCATCGTGCAGACGTTCGGTAACCGGCAAAGGTAACGCCTGGCTGCCGGCCGATCAATCTCAGCAGGCCATGGCCTGCTTTGCCCCCGGGTGCATGTGTGCGATGATTCCGGTTCTGAGAGCCCGGCCTGCGGGCGTCCGCACGCGGCCGATTCGTTCCGGCATTCAATGGATTCCATGTTCCCGACCCTCGTCTCCGCCGTTCTCTACCTGCTGGTTGGCGCCGGCCTTGCCTGGCGCCTTGCCCGGGGGCCAGAACAGCTGCCGTGGCGACGCAGTCTGCTGGCCGCGGGCTGGGCCGGATTGACTCTCCATGCAGCGTCACTCTGGGCGCACATGGAGACGCCGGTCGGCCTGGACCTGGGGCTGCTTAACGCGGCATCCCTGGTGGCGGCCCTGATGGTGCTTATGGTGCTGATCGGCGCCATTCGGCGTGCCATCGAGAATCTCATGGTGTTCATCCTGCCCGTGGCCGCCCTGGTGCAGATCATCAATCAGACGTTCGGCGCCGGCGAGGGGGCCATCACGCGCTTTCCGGCCGGGCTGGAGGTGCATGTCATCACCTCGGTCCTGGCCTTCAGTGCCCTCAATGTTGCGGTGATCCAGTCGCTGGTGCTGGCGTGGCAGGATCATCGCCTGCGCCACCGCCAGCCCGGCGGCCTGGTCCGGGCACTGCCGCCGTTACGGGAAATGGAAGAGCTGCTGTTCCAGATGCTCTGGGTGGGCTTTCTGCTGCTCACCGTGGCGCTCGGCTCCGGCGCACTGTATCTGCAGGATCTGTTCGGCCAGCATCTTGCACACAAGACCCTCTTCTCCATCGCCGCCTGGCTGGTCTTCGCCACCCTGCTGTTCGGACGCTGGCGTTACGGTTGGCGCGGACGCACGGCAATCCGCTGGACCCTGGGCGGTTTCATTGCGTTGCTCATCGCCTATTTCGGCACCAAACTCGTTCTGGAAATCATCCTGGGCCGCGGCTGACGCCACGATGCCCGGAACCGCACAGAAGCGAGGATTGACCCCGTGAGCGAACTCCCCCTGGGTATCATGTTCGGCATCCTCGCCCTGCTGATCATTCTCTCGGCATTCTTCTCCAGTTCCGAGACGGCGCTGATGAGCCTGAACCGCTATCGGCTCCGACATCTGGCGCGGGGCGGCTGGCGTTCGGCACGGCTGGCCACCCGCCTGCTGGAGCGGCCCGACCGCATCCTCGGCGTGATCCTGCTGGGCAACAACTTCGTCAATATCCTCGCCGCCTCTCTGGCCACCGTCATCGCCCTGCAGCTCTACGGCGAGGGCGCCATCGGTATTGCCTCGCTGGTGCTGACCCTGGTGATCCTGATCTTCGCCGAGGTTGCCCCCAAGACCCTCGCCGCGCTGCACCCGGAACGCATCGCCTTTCCCGCGTCCTGGCCCCTGGCGGTGCTGCTGCGGGTTCTCTACCCGCTGGTGTGGATGATCAATGCCGTCGCCAACGGCCTGTTGCGCCTGCTGCGGGTGGATCCACGGGTCAGCGAGAACGAGAACCTCAGCCGCGAGGAACTGCGCTCGGTGGTGAATGAGGCCGGCACCCTGATCCCCAGGCGACACCAGAAGATGCTGCTCAACATCCTTGACCTGGAGAAGGCGACGGTGGAGGACATCATGGTGCCGCGCAACGAGATTGTCGGCATCGACCTCACCGACGACTGGGACGAGATCGTCGCCCAGCTCGCCAATACCCAGCACACGCGCCTGCCGGTGTTCCAGGAGAGCATCGACGATGTCCAGGGCATTCTTCACCTGCGGCGGATCATTCCCGACCTTACCGAGCGGCGGCTGACCCGGGACCATCTGCTCGCCCAGGTGGAGCCCACCTATTTCATTCCGGAGGGGACCCGCCTGCATACGCAGCTGGTGAATTTTCAGCGGCAGCGGCGCCGGGTGGGCATGGTGGTGGACGAGTACGGTGACATCATGGGGCTGGTCGCCCTGGAGGACATCCTCGAGGAGATCGTGGGCGAGTTCACCACCGATCCGGCAGCTCACTCCCGATACCTGCGGCCGCTGGAATCGGGGGCGTATCTGGCCCAGGGCAGTATCAGCGTACGCGAACTCAACCGGGCCCTGGACTGGGACCTGCCCACCGACGGCCCGAAGACGCTGAACGGGCTGATCCTGGAGCAGCTGGAGTCCATCCCCGAGCCGGGGACCAGTCTGCTCATCCACGGCTTTCCCGTGACCATCGTCCAGACCCAGGACAACAAGGTGAAGACGGCGGAAATCCAGCCGCGGCTGGTGCGCCAGCGGCGGCGTCGATCCTGACGCCGGCCCGGAACGACACCTCGGCCCCACGGGCCGGACCTGCAGCGCCGGTCGTAGGGCGGACCTTCAGGTCCGCCAAACGGGCTTCGATAAACCGCCTTGGCTGGCATGTCTCGGGACGGCGGACCTGAAGGTCCGCCCTACGCCTATACACATGCAGACCAATCAGGAACCGCCCGGCGTGTCGCCGTCGTCCGGCGGTCTGCGCACGTACCGGCGAACCCGCCACGCGCCAAAGGCCACCAGGCCGAAGCCGGCACCCATGACCACCGGGGCGTCCAGCCACCGCAGATAGGGCGTCATACCCTGCCGCGGCTGAATGGTGGTGCCCAGCGCCACCGGCCGGAACTGCGGGGCGCGGTCGATGACGCGACCGCGCTCGTCCACCGAGGCGGTAATGCCGGTGTTGGTGCTCCGCAGCAGCGGTCGCTGGAACTCGATGGCGCGCATGCGCGCCTTCTGGAAGTGCTGGTGCGGTCCGATGGTGGTACCGAACCAGGCGTCGTTGCTGACGTTTACCAGGTAGCTGGCGTCGGACAGTGAGGCCGCCACTACCGGGGCAAAGGTGATCTCGTAGCAAATGGAGATGGCGGCGTTGCGACCGCCTGCGGCCAGCGGCTCCGGCGAACGCC
The DNA window shown above is from Aquisalimonas sp. 2447 and carries:
- a CDS encoding inner membrane protein YpjD, producing the protein MFPTLVSAVLYLLVGAGLAWRLARGPEQLPWRRSLLAAGWAGLTLHAASLWAHMETPVGLDLGLLNAASLVAALMVLMVLIGAIRRAIENLMVFILPVAALVQIINQTFGAGEGAITRFPAGLEVHVITSVLAFSALNVAVIQSLVLAWQDHRLRHRQPGGLVRALPPLREMEELLFQMLWVGFLLLTVALGSGALYLQDLFGQHLAHKTLFSIAAWLVFATLLFGRWRYGWRGRTAIRWTLGGFIALLIAYFGTKLVLEIILGRG
- a CDS encoding HlyC/CorC family transporter, translating into MSELPLGIMFGILALLIILSAFFSSSETALMSLNRYRLRHLARGGWRSARLATRLLERPDRILGVILLGNNFVNILAASLATVIALQLYGEGAIGIASLVLTLVILIFAEVAPKTLAALHPERIAFPASWPLAVLLRVLYPLVWMINAVANGLLRLLRVDPRVSENENLSREELRSVVNEAGTLIPRRHQKMLLNILDLEKATVEDIMVPRNEIVGIDLTDDWDEIVAQLANTQHTRLPVFQESIDDVQGILHLRRIIPDLTERRLTRDHLLAQVEPTYFIPEGTRLHTQLVNFQRQRRRVGMVVDEYGDIMGLVALEDILEEIVGEFTTDPAAHSRYLRPLESGAYLAQGSISVRELNRALDWDLPTDGPKTLNGLILEQLESIPEPGTSLLIHGFPVTIVQTQDNKVKTAEIQPRLVRQRRRRS